CCCGCCCGCGGGCCCGTGCGAAGCACACGAGACAACAATGAGATGGTGTGGTCGGCGTCATCGTCGCCGAGGCGTCCCAGCATCGCGTCCAGATCATCGATGACGAGCACCGTTCCGCGCCGCGCGGATTCCTGACCCGGTTGCTCTGATTGCGTGGCGAGGCGTTCGAGCTCATCAAACACACGCTCCAAGTCATCGGAGAGGACGCTGACGTGCCAACGTTCCCCTGCCTGCTCCTCAATGCTGCGCGCAAACGTGCTCTTTCCCGCGCGGGATGCTCCCAGCGCAAGGAGGCTTCCGTGCGCGCTCGGACTCCATTGAGCAACGTCCTGCCGTTGCTCACGGGGCAGATCTGACATGCCGATGATGAAGGCGTCGGCAGAGCGGGGAAGCGAACCAAGCGGAATGGTGGTGGGCAACGGGTCGAGCCAGGGCCGGCGAGGAGTGTGCTCGCCCGCGTGAGCGCGCGCGACGGCGTCGATGTCTTCTGCACGAACCCGAGCGATCTGCACCGTCATCGGTTCGTTGTCGGGAACGACGACGATACTTCGCCCTGGTGGGTCGACCGGAAGCGACGCTGCGGAGTCAACACCGACGACAGCAGAGCTGTCGGAGCGGTTGTTGACCCGCAGGCTCACGCGAAGAGTGCAGTTTGCGAGAAGCGAGTCTTTGACGACTCCCGTTGGTCGTTGCGTGCAGAGCACGAGGTGCATTCCGAGTGATCGACCGCGTGCGGCAATATCGACAAAGAGCGCGTGAAGTTCGGGGAACCCGTCGAGCATCGCCGCGAATTCGTCGACGATGATGACGAGCCTGCCTAGACTCGTGACGTTTGCGGAATCGTGCTCGCCCTGCTCTCTCAAGGTCCGCTCGCGGTAGGTCACCTCGGCTTTGAGACTCTCCAATGCGCGCGTTGCACCCTGTGGGTCCAGATCGGTGATCACACCCACAACGTGCGGAAGCGCCTGCAGAGGGCCGAACGTCGCTCCGCCTTTGAAATCGACGAGAAGCAGAGCGAGCTCGCTCGGCGCATTGCGCGCGGCGAGGCTCAATGCCCAGGTGGAGAGAAGTTCGCTCTTGCCGCTGCCTGTCGTTCCGCCGATGACAGCGTGCGGACCGTGCTCGATGAGGTCAACGACGACGTCTCCACGTGAGCTGCGCCCGAGGACAGCCCGCGTTCCAGCGCCAGAGTCACTGTGCGATAGTTCGCTCCATTCGACCGTGTCAGGCGGAGCGTCGAAGGCAGACATTATTCCCGTGTCGGTGGCAAGAGCAGAGAGTCGGCGAGCGTAGGCTTCGGCGGCGACGGCCGTCACGGGGTGGATCATCAGTTCTCGCGCATCGGCTGGATCGTCAGCGCTTTGCCACGCTGCGGAATTCGCCACGTCGCAGCTGACAAGCTCCGCACAACGTGATGGCACCGTCTCAATGGCGTCGGAGACGGCGAGAGTCACGTCGGCGTCGGGAACGGCGATCGTCGGATCCTCAACGACGCGCACTGTGAGCGCTGCCTCGCCGGCCTGCGTGAAATGGGGAAGCTGCCTCGCCCAGTTCCAGCCGGTCTCGGGAAGGGAGACGATGCTCATGGTTCGCGGGTCCATCGCATGGCAGAGTTGCAGCACATAGCCGCGGCATACAGCCCGAGCAAGTACGGGCGGCCCCAGCACGGCGATGCCGCGTGATGCGTCAACGGTGCAGGGGGCTTCGCTGATCACCGCCGCCTGACGGACCAACTCCTCATTCTCCGGAGCCTCAGTTGCTCCCGTCAGCGAGAGTGTGCTTGGAGAATCTCCGAGACCGAGCACGACGGCTCCGCGTCGGTGGTCTGGCGAACGCCATCGCATTATTCGGCCACCGTCATCCAGCACTTCGCGAGCGGTCGGAGTCTGTGTCAGCCGCTTCTCGCGTTCGGCCGAATGATGGTCGTCGAGACGGTCTGCGAGCTCCTCGATTGCTTCATCATACGCACGAGCCTGACGCCGGCGTGTTCGGCTTCCGCTTATCCGGCTGTCCATCATGCCGGCAATGGCGATGACCGGCCCGAGAATCGCAAACATCAGAACATATGGCGAACGCGTGATCGCCCATATGGCCACCGCCGCAATCACGGGTGCGATGCTCGCCATCAGGGGAAATGGTGCGCGCGTCGGCTCCCCGGGCGGCGCAGGAACCCGGATCTGTGCGTGCTGTGTCATGACTCCACGTCACCATGAACATCACATGTGACGTCAGCGGTTTCGGGAATCTGATGAAAACGCGAGAGATGCTGCATCTGTGGACGAGAAATCGTCGCCGGTCAGTCCGTCTGGTCTACAGGTGCTTCCTCGGCGATGACATCAAGCACAAGGACGGTCACATTGTCCCGGCCACCGTTCTCGACAGCGGCCTCAACCATCAGGTTCGCGGCGTCGAGGGCGTCGGGAGCGCGCTCGAGAAAGTGGAGGATGCCGTAGTCGGTGAGTTCTTTGGTGAGGCCATCTGAGCAGATGACCCATCGTGTGTTCTTTTCGATGGGCACATTCAGGTAATCGGGCACAGGATCATCGGTGAATCCGACTGCCCGTGTGATGACGTTTCCCTGCGGATGGTTCTCGGCGTCGTCGGGGGAGATCGCCCCGATCGCTATGAGCTCCTGCACAACGGAGTGGTCGGTCGTCACTTGCGCGAGCTCGCCGTCATGTTCGACGTATACCCGGGAGTCTCCGATATTGAAAACCGTCCAGAATGGTTCGACCTCGGTCGAGGTAAAAGCTATGCCGGTCACCGTCGTTCCCGTACCGACGTCGATGTCGTCTTCAGCGGCGAGCTCGACGATCGCGTCGCGCAGTGACGCTTCGATGCCGTCGTGAGTCACGTCGGAATTGGACTGGGCGAATGCCGAAAGATGCTTGACGACGGCGCCACTTGCCAATTCACCTGCCGCGTATCCGCCCATCCCATCGGCAACGGCAAAAAGGGGAAACTCCCCCATGACGGAGTCCTGATTCACCTCGCGCTTGCGCCCGACGTGGGTTACGGCACCCCAGCGAAGGAGAAGACTCTCTCCACGCACCGTCACGGCACGAGAGTCCGTGAACGTGGTGGCTTCTGACACGTCTCGCCCTTCGTTCATTTTCAGACGCTCGCGATACAACGCCCTAGCGTGCCATAGTACCGGTTCGGGCCGAATGTCTGCGCCACTGCCCGTCAGCTTGTCGAATCGTCAGCGACCGGGTCCGCGGCGTCCGAATACAGTTCGTCTGGATCGTAGAATGCCCAATCTGGGTTCATGCCGGCGTCAAGAATCATGCGCATAATGATGGCGAGCCCGTAGGTGCCGTCAGTCGTGACGGCCTGGCGCTGCCATTCCGCAGAAAAGGAACTGAGCCCTAATGCCCAGTAGCACCAGCTGATCAATGTCAGACCCGGCGCCCGATCCTCCGGATGCTGCAGGGCGCACATGCGCTTCAGAAGCGTAATCGCAGTGCGCAGGTGTTCGACATCAGGCCTGACTTCGATGCGGCCGGCGAACGCGTACATCCAAGGATCGTCGATGCTCTCTGTCGTGAAGAGTTCCGGCTCGACGACACGGTTCCAGAGGTGCGTGCCCGCGTCGGCCCCCCATGCCCAGCTATATGCGATCACATCACGCAAAACTGGCTCGTCGATCAGGTGCGCAATGAACGCAAGCTCTGCGTCGAGCACCCCTGTCCCGTCGACGACGTAGGAGGCCATGGCCGCCGCAAACTCGGAACCGTCCTGCGGAAGAGAGCCGTCTGCACGTCCAGGTGCGGATTCCTGCGAGAGTGCATCACTCGGCACACGAGCGATAACCTCTCGTGCTCGTTCGAAAATCTTTCGCTCATCGGGACCGACTTCCGGAAGTCTCAGCTCAGCATCGGTGTCAAGGACGCTGCCGGATGGCAGGTCGTCCGGCTGCGCAATCTGCGCGAGGTCGTGGCCGCAACACGTATCGTCGAGATACCCGCCCCAGGCATCGGCGGCGACGCAGAGCATGTCGACGACTGCGAGTCCTCTCTTTTCTATGCGTGGAGCGAGCATCGCCGCGAGACTCTCGTGTGGAATGCCTCCTGCGTCAGCAAAGCTGTCTGTCGTATAGACGACGACAAGCACCCCTGTCAGGCGTGGAATGCGCGTCACGGCATCGAGCGCAGCCTCGATTGCGGTGTCTCCCGTCTCTGTACGAGTGAACACTCCGCGATCGAGGCGCATTGCCCCGCACGTACTCTGATCTCGAAAGGCAACAAACACAACGGAATCGATGGGATGCATTCCGACAAGCGCGGGCACATACGACAGAAGCTCATGGGGCGCAGAGAGGCTGACGCGCGACGTTGTGATCATGGCGGCAAGTGTCGTCCGCCAACACTGACGTTACTACCCCCGATGGAGCAATTGGGGATAACATCGCAAGCCGTCAGGTCTGTGGAGGAGTATCCCCAACGACATTTATCGCAAGAGAGTCGCCGCCCACCTCTTCATCGAGCGGCGCTTCAAACTGCGAACGATACAGTTCCGCATACGCGCCATGGGCACCCAAAAGCTGCTCGTGATCGCCACTCTCGACAATGTGGCCGTTTTGCATCACCACAATGACGTCTGCATCACGGATCGTCGACAATCGATGTGCGATCACGAAACTCGTGCGATCCGCTCGCAGCGCGCCCATCGCCTCTTGAACAAGAACCTCCGTGCGGGTGTCGACAGAGCTCGTCGCCTCGTCAAGGATGAGAATGTCTGGCTTCGCAATGAACGCCCGGGCGATGGTGAGAAGCTGCTTCTCCCCCGCACTCACATTCTCTGCCTCGTCGCCAAGGAGTGTGTCGTAGCCGTCAGGAAGCGCATGCACGAATCGGTCGACGTACGCTGCCCGTGCGGCATCCATGATTTCGTCTTCTGTGGCATCAGGCCGACCGTAGGCGATGTTGTCACGAATTGTTCCCTCGAACAGCCACGTGTCTTGAAGCACCATCCCCGTTCGCGAACGGAGACCGTCTCTCGTCATCGTGGCGATATCAACGCCGTCGAGTCGAATGCGTCCGACCGTCGGTTCATAGAATCGCATGATCAGGTTGACCAGTGTTGTCTTACCTGCTCCTGTCGGGCCGACGATGGCAATCGTGCTTCCGGGATCCGCGACAAGCGAGAGGTTGTCAATGAGCGGCTTGTCCGGCGAATAGCTGAACGAAACGTCATCGAACTCCAGACGCCCCTCGGACGATGCGGGTGTGCTCGGCTGTTCAGGATCCGGTGACTGCTCATCGGCGTCGAGAAGCTCGAACACCCGCTCGGCAGAAGCCACACCTGACTGCAACAGGTTCGCCATGGAACCGAGTTGCGCGAGCGGCTGAGTGAACTGCCGCGAGTATTGGATGAACGCCTGGATGTCGCCAAGGGCCAGCGTGCCACCGGAGACCATCAGCCCGCCGACGACGGCAATGACCACGTAAATCAGGTTTCCGATGAACGTCATCGCGGGCATAATGATGCCCGAGATGAACTGAGCGCCGAAACTTGCCGTGTACAACTCCTGATTCTTCTCCCGGAACCGATGCGATACTTCGCGTTGTCGACCGAACACCTTGACGAGCGCGTGGCCTGTGTAACTCTCTTCGATCTGAGCGTTGAGCTCACCCGTCGACTTCCACTGGGCGATGAACCGCTTCTGGGAGCGCTTGGCGATCTGCGCGGTGACAATGACGCTGACCGGAACCATGATGAGCGCAACGAGTGCCAGCAGGGGCGAGATGACGACCATCATCGTAACGACGCCGATCACGGTGAGCAGACTAGTGAGAATCTGGCTCATTGTCTGCTGAAGGCTCTGCGAGATGTTGTCGATGTCGTTCGTCACGCGGCTGAGGAGCTCCCCACGCGGAACGTTGTCGAAATAGCTCAGCGGAAGAGAGTGAATCTTCGACTCGACGTCTTGCCGCATGCGGTACACGGTTCGCTGAACGACGCCGTTGAGGATGAGCGCCTGGATCAGAGCAAAGCCGAATGAGAGCGCATAGACGGCGAGGGCGAGCAGAAGCGTCCGCAGCAGAGCATCAACGTCGATTCCCTGGCCCGGTACCAGCGCCATATTCGAGATCATGTCTGCCTGCTGGTCCTGGCCGTTCTGCCGAAGACCTTCAATCACCTGCTGTTTACTGACACCCTCGGGAATCTGAAGCGAGATGCTGCCTTCGAAAACGAGGGTCGTCGCGTTGCCCAGGATTTTCGGTCCGAGAACGTTGAGTCCGACGCTGATGACCGTCAACACGATCACCCACGCAATGCGCACACGTTCCGGTTTCAACCGGCCGAGGAGCCGCTTCGCGCTCGGGACGAAGTTCATGGCCTTCTGTCCTGGAGCCAAGCCGGGGCCCTTTGCCTGCTTTTCGCTCATGCTGCGTCCTCCGCGGTGAGCTGAGATTCCACGATCTCCCGGTATGTGTCATTCGTCTCGAGAAGCGAGTCGTGCGTACCGATACCGACGACTCGGCCCTCGTCGAGAACAACGATCTGGTCTGCGCCCGTGATCGTCGACACTCGCTGAGCGACGACGATCTGCGTCGCTGAGCCTGCGTCGCGACGCAGTGCGCGCCTCAGACGGGCATCGGTTGATACATCGAGCGCAGAGAACGAGTCATCAAAGACGAGGATGCCCGGACGCTTCACGAGTGCGCGCGCGATAGCGAGCCGTTGGCGCTGCCCTCCCGACACGTTTGTGCCGCCCTGTGCTATCGGCGCATCGAGACCGTCGCTCAGAGACATCACAAAGTCACGAGCCTGAGCTGTCGTGAGCGCCTGCCAGAGCTCTTCATCGCTCGCGTCCGGTTTGCCATATCGCAGGTTTGAGGCGACGGTGCCGCTGAAGAGGTAGGGCTTCTGCGGGACGAGCCCGATCGAAGCCCACAGCGCATCCGGGTCGAGCGCTTTCACGTCGACTCCTCCAACCTGAACGCTGCCTTTGGTGGCGTCGAAGAGCCGTGGAAGCAGTCCGACAAACGTTGTCTTGCCTGCACCAGTCGAACCGATGACCGCCGTCGTGGTTCCGGGTTCGACGGTAAACGAGATGTCGTCGAGAACCGGCTGCTCCGCACCGGGATAGCTGAATGTCACATTGCGCACCTCGACCCTGCCCTGCTGTGGCATATGGGTCACGCCGACATCCGGAAACTCGACGCTCGGGTCGGTGTGCAGCACCTCGCCGATCCGCTCGGCACAGACCGTCGCACGCGGCAGCATCATGAACATGAACGTCGACATCATGACGGCCATGAGAATCTGCATGAGGTATTGAAGGAAGGCCATCACTGTGCCCACCTGAATGTCGCCGTCTTGCACACGGAACGCACCGAACCAGATGACAGCGACGCTCGACACGTTGAGCACGATCATGACGACGGGGAACATCAGCGCCATGTACCTGCCAGCGCGGAGGGTTGTGTCTGTGACATTGACGTTTGCGATGTTGAACCGCTCGCGCTCGGTGCGTTCACGCACGAACGCTCTGATCACGCGAATACCGGTGAGCTGTTCCCTGAGCACCTGATTGACGGCGTCGATACGCTTCTGCATTGCTCGGAAGAGCGGCACCATCCGCGAGATGATGAACATGACGAAGATCAAGAGCACAGGAATCGAAACAGCCATCAGCCACGAGAGTTGAACGTCCTGCTGCAGTGCCATGATCACGCCACCGATGGCGAGAATGGGCGCCATGACCATGAGGGTGCAGCTCATCAGCACGAGCATCTGAACCTGCTGCACGTCGTTCGTCGTGCGTGTGATGAGCGATGGTGCGCCGACCTCGGCCACCTCGCGCTCGGAGAACGCCGAAACTTTGTCGAAGACCGCCGTGCGCACATCACGTCCGAGCGCCATCGCCGCCTTCGCACCGAAGTACACGGCGATGATCGAGCAGACCACCTGGCCGAGCGAGATGCCGAGCATCAGGAGGCC
The Paramicrobacterium chengjingii DNA segment above includes these coding regions:
- a CDS encoding FtsK/SpoIIIE domain-containing protein, which produces MTQHAQIRVPAPPGEPTRAPFPLMASIAPVIAAVAIWAITRSPYVLMFAILGPVIAIAGMMDSRISGSRTRRRQARAYDEAIEELADRLDDHHSAEREKRLTQTPTAREVLDDGGRIMRWRSPDHRRGAVVLGLGDSPSTLSLTGATEAPENEELVRQAAVISEAPCTVDASRGIAVLGPPVLARAVCRGYVLQLCHAMDPRTMSIVSLPETGWNWARQLPHFTQAGEAALTVRVVEDPTIAVPDADVTLAVSDAIETVPSRCAELVSCDVANSAAWQSADDPADARELMIHPVTAVAAEAYARRLSALATDTGIMSAFDAPPDTVEWSELSHSDSGAGTRAVLGRSSRGDVVVDLIEHGPHAVIGGTTGSGKSELLSTWALSLAARNAPSELALLLVDFKGGATFGPLQALPHVVGVITDLDPQGATRALESLKAEVTYRERTLREQGEHDSANVTSLGRLVIIVDEFAAMLDGFPELHALFVDIAARGRSLGMHLVLCTQRPTGVVKDSLLANCTLRVSLRVNNRSDSSAVVGVDSAASLPVDPPGRSIVVVPDNEPMTVQIARVRAEDIDAVARAHAGEHTPRRPWLDPLPTTIPLGSLPRSADAFIIGMSDLPREQRQDVAQWSPSAHGSLLALGASRAGKSTFARSIEEQAGERWHVSVLSDDLERVFDELERLATQSEQPGQESARRGTVLVIDDLDAMLGRLGDDDADHTISLLSRVLRTGPRAGVWVLATAQRLGRGMNSLGQLFDSTIMMRMASRQEHILAGGDSSTYAENRPAGGAVWNGTVLQLASVELAPRPRDGLRAALLDVAATETVLVCTARPQQTAARLRERHPDATVTMLTMGTSAAHRDESAHQLILVGDADAWQTNWSLLATLRPTSTLVVESCSPGEYRAITRSRARPPYLHVQPGRAWRIANDGVITRCQL
- a CDS encoding PP2C family protein-serine/threonine phosphatase — its product is MNEGRDVSEATTFTDSRAVTVRGESLLLRWGAVTHVGRKREVNQDSVMGEFPLFAVADGMGGYAAGELASGAVVKHLSAFAQSNSDVTHDGIEASLRDAIVELAAEDDIDVGTGTTVTGIAFTSTEVEPFWTVFNIGDSRVYVEHDGELAQVTTDHSVVQELIAIGAISPDDAENHPQGNVITRAVGFTDDPVPDYLNVPIEKNTRWVICSDGLTKELTDYGILHFLERAPDALDAANLMVEAAVENGGRDNVTVLVLDVIAEEAPVDQTD
- a CDS encoding DUF4192 family protein yields the protein MITTSRVSLSAPHELLSYVPALVGMHPIDSVVFVAFRDQSTCGAMRLDRGVFTRTETGDTAIEAALDAVTRIPRLTGVLVVVYTTDSFADAGGIPHESLAAMLAPRIEKRGLAVVDMLCVAADAWGGYLDDTCCGHDLAQIAQPDDLPSGSVLDTDAELRLPEVGPDERKIFERAREVIARVPSDALSQESAPGRADGSLPQDGSEFAAAMASYVVDGTGVLDAELAFIAHLIDEPVLRDVIAYSWAWGADAGTHLWNRVVEPELFTTESIDDPWMYAFAGRIEVRPDVEHLRTAITLLKRMCALQHPEDRAPGLTLISWCYWALGLSSFSAEWQRQAVTTDGTYGLAIIMRMILDAGMNPDWAFYDPDELYSDAADPVADDSTS
- a CDS encoding ABC transporter ATP-binding protein, producing MSEKQAKGPGLAPGQKAMNFVPSAKRLLGRLKPERVRIAWVIVLTVISVGLNVLGPKILGNATTLVFEGSISLQIPEGVSKQQVIEGLRQNGQDQQADMISNMALVPGQGIDVDALLRTLLLALAVYALSFGFALIQALILNGVVQRTVYRMRQDVESKIHSLPLSYFDNVPRGELLSRVTNDIDNISQSLQQTMSQILTSLLTVIGVVTMMVVISPLLALVALIMVPVSVIVTAQIAKRSQKRFIAQWKSTGELNAQIEESYTGHALVKVFGRQREVSHRFREKNQELYTASFGAQFISGIIMPAMTFIGNLIYVVIAVVGGLMVSGGTLALGDIQAFIQYSRQFTQPLAQLGSMANLLQSGVASAERVFELLDADEQSPDPEQPSTPASSEGRLEFDDVSFSYSPDKPLIDNLSLVADPGSTIAIVGPTGAGKTTLVNLIMRFYEPTVGRIRLDGVDIATMTRDGLRSRTGMVLQDTWLFEGTIRDNIAYGRPDATEDEIMDAARAAYVDRFVHALPDGYDTLLGDEAENVSAGEKQLLTIARAFIAKPDILILDEATSSVDTRTEVLVQEAMGALRADRTSFVIAHRLSTIRDADVIVVMQNGHIVESGDHEQLLGAHGAYAELYRSQFEAPLDEEVGGDSLAINVVGDTPPQT
- a CDS encoding ABC transporter ATP-binding protein produces the protein MLVRLLKHYLKPHAPLLIGVVVFQFAQAVASLYLPTLNADIIDEGVAKGDTEYIIRVGLLMLGISLGQVVCSIIAVYFGAKAAMALGRDVRTAVFDKVSAFSEREVAEVGAPSLITRTTNDVQQVQMLVLMSCTLMVMAPILAIGGVIMALQQDVQLSWLMAVSIPVLLIFVMFIISRMVPLFRAMQKRIDAVNQVLREQLTGIRVIRAFVRERTERERFNIANVNVTDTTLRAGRYMALMFPVVMIVLNVSSVAVIWFGAFRVQDGDIQVGTVMAFLQYLMQILMAVMMSTFMFMMLPRATVCAERIGEVLHTDPSVEFPDVGVTHMPQQGRVEVRNVTFSYPGAEQPVLDDISFTVEPGTTTAVIGSTGAGKTTFVGLLPRLFDATKGSVQVGGVDVKALDPDALWASIGLVPQKPYLFSGTVASNLRYGKPDASDEELWQALTTAQARDFVMSLSDGLDAPIAQGGTNVSGGQRQRLAIARALVKRPGILVFDDSFSALDVSTDARLRRALRRDAGSATQIVVAQRVSTITGADQIVVLDEGRVVGIGTHDSLLETNDTYREIVESQLTAEDAA